Below is a genomic region from Rhizobium sp. 9140.
GCCGTAGCGTCAGATCGTCATAATCGCGCGCCTCGGCGAACTCGGTGCGGATCTGTCCGATCATGCTGTCGAACACGCCGGCGCCGGCGGTCTCCAGCTGGTCGGTCAGGTTGGCCACGACACGCTCGCTGTTGGAACGTGCCGGCGGGTCTGCGAAATCCAGATTATCGAGCGCGCCCTTGGCCGCAACGCCGGGCTTGCCCGGTTTGGTCTCCGGCGCCGGCTTCTCAATCCATTCGCCGCCATAGGTGTCGTCGATGTACTGCGGGTCCTTCGGACGATAGCCCATCTTGTAGATCGTCTCGTCGCGCTTGATCTTCTCGTTGAGATCCTCGGCCTCGGCGAAATCGCGCCAGACGTCGGGGATGCCGGCGCCGGGAAAGTTCAGCTCGACGATCCACCGGGCGATGGTGTCCTTGATGGTGGCGGAGATCAGATCGGCATCCGCCTTGGCGATCGCAACGCGCACCTCGTTGTGGACTTCGCCGAGCGATCGCGCGCCGCGCTCGCCGGAGTTCGTGGTCAACGTCTCACCGAGCACCGCCTCGCTCATAAGTTCGTCGAGGTATCGGTTCAGCTTCTCAAACACGTCGCCGCCGCCGGCCTTCGCCTCCAGCAGCTCTACGATGACGTTTTCCGGTACCGCAATGCCGGTGTCGTTCGCCAGCTGCCGGATCGCGGCCAGCATCTCGTCCTGGCGTTGCTTGTCGTAGCCACCGGGATACGTGATCTTCGTCGTCGGCGTGCCGTGTTTCTCGACGGCGCGCAGCCACTGTGCCAGTGCGTTGCGCTTCATCCATGCGGGCCAGTAGAGGACTTGCCCTATGCCGACGCCATATGGATCGTCTTCATCGTCGTCGATCGAATGCCTGTGAACCACGAACTTCCGATCGGGAACCGGCACACCCTCGATCATGGCAGCGCGCGTCAGGAGCCGGAGTTTGCCGTCCATGTCGAACCGGAACCGGCGCTGCTTCTTGACCTTAACGGCCTGTAGCGTCCAGACGCCGGCGACATTGGCCCAGAGAACCTCGGCAACGGAGAAGCCCTTCAGGACGGCGCCCAGCATGCCGCGTGTCAGCTTGTCGAAGTCGATCGCCTTCAGCTGGCGCTTGACTTCCTCGGCCGCGCGCTTGTCGAGATCGCTTTCCGATGCCTCGAAGACACTCCATTCGCGGCTGACCACTTCCAGCTTTCGCTTTTGCAGGATGGCGAAGGCATGCGGATCGCGCCGGATCTCGTCATAGAGCTGATGGCTCTTGCCAAGGCCACGCGTGCGCAGGATCTCGTCTGTCGGCTGCATGACGCCGGCGAACTCCGGGACGAACGGGTCCGTCCGGATCGTTGCGATCTCCATGGTGGTTCAGCCATC
It encodes:
- a CDS encoding DUF935 domain-containing protein, with the protein product MEIATIRTDPFVPEFAGVMQPTDEILRTRGLGKSHQLYDEIRRDPHAFAILQKRKLEVVSREWSVFEASESDLDKRAAEEVKRQLKAIDFDKLTRGMLGAVLKGFSVAEVLWANVAGVWTLQAVKVKKQRRFRFDMDGKLRLLTRAAMIEGVPVPDRKFVVHRHSIDDDEDDPYGVGIGQVLYWPAWMKRNALAQWLRAVEKHGTPTTKITYPGGYDKQRQDEMLAAIRQLANDTGIAVPENVIVELLEAKAGGGDVFEKLNRYLDELMSEAVLGETLTTNSGERGARSLGEVHNEVRVAIAKADADLISATIKDTIARWIVELNFPGAGIPDVWRDFAEAEDLNEKIKRDETIYKMGYRPKDPQYIDDTYGGEWIEKPAPETKPGKPGVAAKGALDNLDFADPPARSNSERVVANLTDQLETAGAGVFDSMIGQIRTEFAEARDYDDLTLRLARLSSEMGVDDLAQLLEQAALLAQLEGVASVDGR